A part of Aegilops tauschii subsp. strangulata cultivar AL8/78 chromosome 2, Aet v6.0, whole genome shotgun sequence genomic DNA contains:
- the LOC109762317 gene encoding starch synthase 3, chloroplastic/amyloplastic: MEMALRAQSPLCSRSRPVLLLRPASAAAVPCLAQSIVKCSRFTRSRLVRCMVASSDYPKRNPRRSSAPKPKGTASRGYAPRPSAESWTSTKKTEHSSADEDGDLGTSNGTLSSEATEQTSSAEEEYEVEFSGNVSSSMELKGVNEVETEEEADQKQPPALASTSMDVESTSTADESSEVDFSGNVSSSVELKGVNEVETEEEADQKQPPALASTSMDVDSVNEATEQTSTADESSEVDFSGNVSSSLELEVVDESETEEEADQKQSSALASTSMDSESIDRELEEYRVRISALVGASTQGQDQSIISVHEQDKSVITSDGQDISAVDVPEQSQSVVGVTRKDPMEQTTSEQDIAEAAVEEIASKNLVARKHSSSEDGVGASKDANEEPLVAGDELRVTEDEEQHEPEMQEQVQMDVDPQALKRRLEELADKNYSIGNKCFVFPELVEADSVIDLYLNRSMSALASEPDILIKGAFNGWRWNHFTEKLHRSELTGDWWCCKLYIPKQAYRLDFVFFNGDTVYENNSYNDFVLHIESDIDEYSFEDFLLEEKQRELERLAAEEAERERQAEEERRKEEERAAMEADRAQSKAEVEMMRNKLQHVLGLASRYADNLWYIEPSTYKGGDRVRLYYNRSSRPLNHKNEIWLHGGYNNWTDGPSIVERLVKSEEKDGDWWYANVTLPESALVLDWVFADGSPGNANKYDNNGKRDFHAAVSKSISDDLFWVEEERRIFERLQRERKEKEDAGRRKAEITARMKAEMKEKTMREFLLSQKHIVYTEPLEVRAGTTVDVLYNPSNTVLNGSPEVWFRCSFNRWTHPSGPLPPQKMVNEVNGSHLQATVRVPLDAYMMDFVFSESEEGGIYDNRDGMDYHIPVSDSTAKEPPMHIVHIAVEMAPIAKVGGLGDVVTSLSRAIQDLGHKVEVIFPKYDCLNLSNVKDLHCRQSFTWGGTEIKVWFGKVEGISVYFLEPQNGMFWVGCVYGKNDESRFGFFCHSALEFLLQSGSSPDIIHCHDWSSAPVAWLYKQQYVHNGLPNGRVVFTIHNLEFGVHHIGKAMAHCDKATTVSYTYSKEVSGHGSIAPHYFKFHGIRNGIDSDIWDPYNDNFIPVHYTSENVVEGKSSAKRALQEKLGLHQTDSPLVGIISRLTAQKGIHLIKHAIYRTLERNGQVVLLGSAPDHRIQGDFSNLAAKLHGEFDGRVKLCLTYDEPLSHLIYAGADFILVPSIFEPCGLTQLTAMRYGSIPIVRKTGGLYDTVFDVDDDKDRAHEQGLEPNGFSFEGADSNGVDYALDRAITTWYDARDWFDSLCKRVMEQDWSWNRPALDYMELYHSARKN, from the exons ATGGAGATGGCTCTCCGGGCGCAGAGCCCGCTCTGCTCCCGGAGCCGCCCGGTGCTCCTCCTGCGgcccgccagcgccgccgccgtcccttGCCTCGCGCAG TCTATCGTCAAGTGCAGCAGATTTACAAGAAGCAGGCTCGTTCGGTGCATGGTAGCAAGCTCAG ATTATCCCAAGAGGAATCCGAGGAGATCATCAGCTCCTAAGCCCAAGGGCACTGCTTCTAGAGGATATGCTCCAAGACCTTCTGCCGAATCTTGGACCTCCACGAAGAAGACTGAACATAGCAGCGCTGATGAAGACGGTGATCTTGGCACAAGCAATGGGACGCTCAGTAGTGAGGCAACAGAGCAGACAAGTAGCGCAGAAGAAGAATATGAGGTGGAATTCTCAGGAAATGTTTCTAGCAGCATGGAGCTGAAGGGTGTGAACGAGGTCGAGACTGAAGAAGAGGCCGACCAAAAACAGCCTCCTGCATTGGCTTCCACATCCATGGATGTTGAGTCGACAAGTACTGCAGACGAATCATCTGAGGTGGACTTCTCAGGAAATGTTTCTAGCAGCGTTGAGCTGAAGGGTGTGAACGAGGTCGAGACTGAAGAAGAGGCCGACCAGAAGCAGCCTCCTGCATTGGCTTCCACATCCATGGATGTTGACTCAGTTAATGAAGCAACAGAGCAGACAAGTACCGCAGATGAATCATCTGAGGTGGACTTCTCAGGAAATGTTTCTAGCAGCTTAGAGCTGGAGGTAGTGGATGAGTCTGAGACTGAAGAAGAGGCTGACCAGAAGCAGTCATCAGCATTGGCTTCCACCTCCATGGATTCTGAGTCAATTGACAGAGAACTTGAGGAGTACCGTGTCAGAATAAGTGCACTGGTGGGTGCCAGCACCCAAGGACAGGACCAATCAATTATTAGTGTTCATGAACAAGACAAATCGGTAATTACTTCCGATGGGCAAGACATATCAGCTGTTGATGTTCCTGAACAAAGCCAGTCAGTTGTTGGTGTCACCAGAAAAGATCCAATGGAACAAACCACCAGCGAACAGGATATCGCTGAAGCGGCAGTGGAGGAGATAGCCAGCAAGAATCTCGTGGCAAGAAAACATTCTTCATCAGAAGATGGCGTCGGGGCAAGTAAAGATGCCAATGAAGAGCCATTGGTTGCTGGTGATGAACTGAGGGTAACAGAGGATGAAGAACAACATGAACCAGAGATGCAAGAACAGGTACAGATGGATGTTGATCCTCAAGCACTAAAGCGAAGGCTTGAAGAGCTTGCAGATAAAAATTATTCGATTGGGAATAAGTGTTTTGTTTTTCCTGAATTAGTGGAAGCTGATTCAGTTATTGATCTTTACTTAAATCGTAGCATGTCGGCCTTAGCAAGTGAACCTGATATCCTTATCAAAGGGGCATTCAATGGTTGGAGATGGAACCATTTCACTGAAAAATTGCATAGAAGTGAATTAACAGGGGATTGGTGGTGTTGTAAGCTCTACATACCCAAGCAGGCATACAGATTAGACTTTGTGTTCTTTAATGGTGACACcgtctatgaaaataacagttaTAATGATTTCGTCCTGCATATAGAAAGTGACATTGATGAATACTCATTTGAGGACTTCTTGCTTGAAGAAAAGCAAAGGGAACTTGAAAGGCTTGCCGCAGAAGAAGCTGAAAGGGAAAGACAAGCCGAGGAGGAGCGCCGGAAGGAGGAAGAAAGGGCCGCAATGGAGGCTGACAGGGCACAATCAAAGGCTGAGGTTGAGATGATGAGGAATAAATTGCAGCATGTGTTGGGTTTAGCCAGCAGATATGCCGATAATCTATGGTATATAGAGCCTAGCACATACAAAGGAGGGGATAGGGTCAGATTGTACTATAATCGAAGTTCGAGACCACTAAACCATAAAAATGAAATTTGGTTGCATGGGGGTTACAATAACTGGACTGATGGGCCCTCTATTGTTGAGAGACTAGTCAAATCTGAAGAAAAGGATGGTGATTGGTGGTATGCAAATG TTACTCTACCTGAAAGCGCACTGGTGTTGGACTGGGTTTTTGCTGATGGATCACCTGGGAATGCAAACAAGTATGATAACAATGGGAAGCGAGATTTTCATGCTGCCGTTTCAAAGAGCATATCCGATGACTTGTTTTGGGTGGAAGAAGAACGTAGGATATTTGAAAGGCTTCAGcgagaaagaaaagaaaaggaggaTGCTGGTCGGAGAAAG GCTGAGATAACTGCAAGGATGAAAGCTGAGATGAAGGAGAAGACTATGAGAGAGTTTCTTCTCTCACAGAAACACATTGTGTATACTGAGCCACTTGAAGTACGTGCAGGAACCACAGTTGATGTTCTTTACAATCCTTCTAACACAGTGCTGAATGGAAGTCCAGAAGTTTGGTTCAGATGTTCCTTTAATCGTTGGACTCATCCAAGTGGTCCTTTGCCGCCCCAAAAGATGGTGAATGAAGTAAATGGTTCACACTTACAAGCTACAG TTAGGGTTCCTTTGGATGCATATATGATGGACTTTGTTTTCTCTGAGTCGGAAGAAGGTGGGATATATGACAACCGGGATGGGATGGACTATCATATTCCTGTGTCTGATTCCACGGCAAAGGAACCACCTATGCATATTGTGCACATTGCAGTAGAAATGGCTCCTATTGCAAAG GTTGGGGGCCTTGGTGATGTTGTTACTAGTCTTTCACGAGCTATTCAAGATTTAGGCCACAAGGTTGAGGTTATTTTTCCAAAGTATGACTGTTTAAACCTAAGCAAT GTGAAGGATTTACATTGCCGTCAAAGTTTTACTTGGGGTGGTACAGAGATAAAAGTATGGTTTGGAAAGGTTGAAGGCATCTCTGTTTATTTCTTGGAACCGCAGAATGG GATGTTTTGGGTTGGATGTGTCTATGGAAAGAACGATGAAAGTAGATTTGGCTTCTTTTGTCATTCTGCCCTGGAGTTTCTTCTCCAGAGTGGCTCTTCTCCA GATATCATACACTGTCATGATTGGTCAAGTGCTCCAGTTGCTTGGCTGTACAAGCAACAGTATGTTCATAATGGGCTGCCAAATGGTCGGGTTGTATTTACCATCCACAATCTTGAATTTGGGGTACATCACATTGGCAAAGCAATGGCACATTGTGATAAGGCTACAACT GTTTCGTACACATATTCGAAGGAAGTGTCTGGACATGGTTCTATTGCTCCTCATTATTTCAAATTCCATGGCATTCGTAATGGAATTGATTCTGATATTTGGGATCCCTATAATGACAACTTCATCCCG GTCCATTATACTTCTGAGAATGTTGTTGAGGGTAAGAGTTCTGCAAAAAGGGCATTGCAGGAGAAGCTTGGTTTACATCAAACTGATTCCCCTCTAGTCGGAATCATCAGTCGGCTTACAGCCCAGAAGGGAATTCACCTTATCAAACATGCAATTTATCGAACTCTTGAACGCAATGGACAG GTGGTTTTACTAGGCTCAGCTCCAGATCATCGCATACAAGGTGACTTTAGCAACTTAGCAGCTAAACTGCATGGTGAATTTGATGGTCGCGTGAAGCTTTGTTTAACTTATGACGAGCCACTATCACATTTA ATATATGCTGGTGCCGACTTCATTCTCGTGCCTTCCATTTTCGAACCTTGTGGTTTAACACAGCTTACTGCTATGCGATACGGATCCATCCCAATAGTTCGGAAAACTGGAG GCCTTTATGATACCGTTTTTGacgtggacgatgataaggatcGGGCCCATGAACAAGGCCTTGAGCCGAACGGATTCAGCTTCGAAGGAGCCGACAGCAATGGCGTAGATTATGCTCTCGACAG GGCGATCACCACATGGTACGACGCTCGTGACTGGTTTGACTCCCTCTGCAAGCGGGTCATGGAGCAGGATTGGTCCTGGAACCGGCCTGCTCTGGACTACATGGAACTGTACCATTCCGCGCGCAAGAACTGA